The following proteins are encoded in a genomic region of Bicyclus anynana chromosome 12, ilBicAnyn1.1, whole genome shotgun sequence:
- the LOC112053573 gene encoding 2-iminobutanoate/2-iminopropanoate deaminase-like: MSETVAKRHKVTKIIVSSPHIYKPVGPYSQAILVDHTLYISGVLGLDPQAKLVDGGAENEVRQALNNLKHVLEAGGSSLEAVVKTTILLGNIDDFKTVNEIYGQFFTRDCPARATFQVGKLPLGAAVEIEAIALSGDLTIAEAGPCPCSK; the protein is encoded by the exons ATGTCTGAGACAGTTGCAAAACGGCATAAAGTAACAAAAATCATAGTTTCGTCTCCTCACATCTACAAACCGGTTGGACCTTACAG TCAAGCAATATTAGTAGACCATACTCTATACATCTCTGGAGTACTAGGACTGGACCCACAAGCAAAGTTGGTGGACGGTGGTGCTGAAAACGAAGTACGCCAGGCTTTGAATAACTTGAAACACGTCTTGGAAGCTGGTGGGTCTTCCCTTGAAGCTGTTGTCAAGACAACCATTCTACTTGGAAATATAGACGACTTCAAAACTGTTAACGAAATATATGGTCAAT TTTTCACCAGAGACTGTCCAGCCCGAGCAACATTTCAAGTGGGAAAATTACCCCTTGGCGCTGCAGTGGAGATTGAAGCCATAGCTTTGAGTGGAGATTTGACTATAGCAGAGGCCGGACCATGTCCttgttcaaaataa